A region of the Propionispora hippei DSM 15287 genome:
CGGCGCCCATTTTTTGCAGTCCCCAGATATTAGAACGCGCCACGCGGCTATGCAAAATGTCACCAACAATCGCCACTTTCAGATTGGCAAACCCACTCTTTTTTTGCAAGATAGTGAGCATATCCAAAAGCCCTTGGGTAGGATGCTCGTGAGCTCCGTCCCCGGCATTGATGATGACCGGGCTCACTGCCTTTGACGCATACTGCGCTGCACCTTCCGCTTCGTGACGCATGACAATGATATCGACACCCATAGCCTCCACCGTCATTAAGGTGTCACGCAGGCTTTCTCCTTTCACTACACTGCTCGCACTGGTAGTAATATTCACTACATCAGCCCCCAGGTATTTCCCGGCCAGTTCAAAGGATGTCCTCGTTCTGGTACTTGGTTCAAAAAACAGATTTATAATGGATTTTCCTCGCAAAGTAGGCACTTTTTTAATATCACGCCGGATAATTCCCTTCATCTCTTGGGCCGTGTTTAGCACCAATTGAATTTCAGGGACCGTCATATGCTGCAATCCCAAAATATCTTTTCCCCGCAGCGATACCTGACTTCTAGCCATACTCATAACGCCAATCCTCCTCTTGAATGTAAA
Encoded here:
- a CDS encoding aspartate carbamoyltransferase catalytic subunit, with translation MARSQVSLRGKDILGLQHMTVPEIQLVLNTAQEMKGIIRRDIKKVPTLRGKSIINLFFEPSTRTRTSFELAGKYLGADVVNITTSASSVVKGESLRDTLMTVEAMGVDIIVMRHEAEGAAQYASKAVSPVIINAGDGAHEHPTQGLLDMLTILQKKSGFANLKVAIVGDILHSRVARSNIWGLQKMGAEIHLAGPQTLMPRDIEKAGVYVHNRVEDALEGADVVNILRIQRERQQKGLFPSAREYARIFGINKDRLALAKPDALVMHPGPMNRGLEIAPDVAYSDQSAIQEQVQNGLAVRMALLFLVLMGGKEIEAIN